A single Verrucomicrobiia bacterium DNA region contains:
- a CDS encoding NAD(P)/FAD-dependent oxidoreductase, with amino-acid sequence MNTPPVYDTIIIGGGPGGSTAGAFLAKAGQRVLLLEREVFPRFHIGESLLPFGNDVLKETGAWPKVEAAGFQPKYGAEFFVGNGSRWQRFWFARGLVPGYGQTFQVERAKFDHVLLDHAATCGCEVRQGCAAKEVAHEDEGWRVTLGDGEVQGRWLIDASGRDTFVGRALGLPKIPVNIPKRVAVYAHFQGVFRNPGDAEGHITIVRLRDGWFWLIPLAGGKTSVGMVRMLDDLKQFGGSVEEWFAKTVAESSELSRRMKDAQQIGEFYKTSDYSYRYAQLATDRAILIGDAGGFIDPIFSSGVHIATKSGQWATELILRADTRKRSLTTSEQRRYTREMHRFMGIYRNMILMYYDNRAFEVFMHPRNRFRMVQTVNSILAGNMRRSFDMWWRVKLFRLICAIHRRVPIVPRLDYTET; translated from the coding sequence ATGAATACTCCGCCTGTCTACGACACGATCATCATCGGTGGCGGCCCCGGCGGCAGCACCGCGGGCGCATTCCTGGCGAAGGCGGGGCAGCGCGTGCTCCTGCTGGAGCGCGAGGTCTTTCCACGGTTCCATATCGGCGAATCACTCCTGCCATTCGGGAACGACGTGCTCAAGGAAACCGGTGCGTGGCCAAAGGTTGAGGCCGCCGGGTTCCAGCCGAAGTACGGCGCGGAGTTCTTCGTCGGCAACGGTTCACGCTGGCAGCGGTTCTGGTTCGCGCGCGGCCTGGTACCGGGCTACGGGCAAACATTCCAGGTCGAACGGGCGAAATTCGACCACGTATTGCTCGATCATGCCGCTACGTGCGGTTGTGAAGTGCGACAGGGTTGCGCGGCGAAAGAAGTGGCGCATGAAGACGAGGGGTGGCGCGTCACACTGGGCGACGGCGAGGTGCAGGGACGCTGGCTGATTGACGCGAGCGGGCGTGACACGTTTGTCGGGCGCGCGCTGGGCTTGCCGAAAATCCCCGTGAACATTCCGAAGCGCGTGGCGGTGTACGCGCATTTCCAGGGCGTGTTCCGCAATCCCGGCGACGCGGAAGGGCATATTACAATCGTGCGGCTAAGAGACGGATGGTTCTGGTTGATCCCGCTGGCGGGCGGAAAGACGTCGGTCGGCATGGTACGGATGCTCGACGACCTGAAACAGTTCGGCGGCTCGGTCGAAGAATGGTTCGCGAAAACGGTTGCGGAGAGCAGTGAGCTGTCGCGGCGTATGAAGGACGCGCAGCAGATTGGGGAGTTCTACAAGACTTCCGACTACAGCTATCGCTACGCGCAACTCGCCACGGACCGCGCGATTTTAATTGGCGATGCCGGCGGATTCATCGACCCTATTTTTTCGTCGGGTGTTCACATCGCCACAAAGTCGGGGCAATGGGCGACAGAGTTGATCTTGCGCGCCGACACCCGGAAGCGTTCCCTGACCACGAGTGAGCAGCGGCGTTATACGAGGGAAATGCATCGATTTATGGGCATTTATCGCAACATGATCCTGATGTATTACGATAACCGGGCCTTTGAGGTGTTCATGCATCCGCGCAACCGCTTCCGCATGGTCCAGACGGTGAACTCGATCCTCGCGGGGAACATGCGCCGCTCTTTTGACATGTGGTGGCGGGTGAAACTCTTTCGATTGATCTGCGCGATTCATCGTCGCGTGCCGATCGTGCCGCGACTGGATTACACTGAGACTTGA
- a CDS encoding lysophospholipid acyltransferase family protein, translating into MKPHYSQTFYRAFWFNAGVVFARILGVKGARIVSRALAEIYRLTHPQAQTAVRENLALLCGPQLREQTVRRTFRNFGATLADYFQLGAGDKPHALALIESRRGFEHIQGALADGKGALLVTVHTGLFELGGVLMEEFRLPLVVLSLPEPSAALNRWRAAYRQGWGAETLEVGTDQFSFVDISRQLAQGKCVAMLMDRPHGNGDVVFADFPHGRVPFSTGPVWLSLLTGAPLVAVNMLATGSGNYALEALPPLRWQWRGPDRAATVREYTLELASHFREPLCNHPDQWYQFVPLSRLYSSASA; encoded by the coding sequence TTGAAACCCCATTACTCGCAAACATTTTACCGGGCCTTTTGGTTCAATGCCGGTGTTGTGTTCGCGCGGATTCTTGGGGTCAAGGGCGCGCGCATCGTGAGCCGCGCGCTGGCGGAAATCTATCGGCTGACGCATCCGCAGGCGCAAACGGCTGTGCGTGAGAATCTCGCCCTGCTCTGCGGGCCGCAACTGCGTGAACAAACCGTCCGTCGCACGTTCCGCAACTTTGGCGCAACGCTCGCCGATTACTTCCAGCTGGGCGCGGGAGACAAACCGCACGCACTGGCGCTGATCGAGTCGCGCCGCGGGTTCGAGCATATCCAGGGTGCGCTTGCCGACGGTAAGGGCGCGTTGCTGGTGACGGTGCACACGGGGTTGTTTGAACTTGGTGGCGTGTTGATGGAGGAGTTTCGGCTGCCGCTGGTCGTGCTGTCACTGCCGGAACCAAGCGCGGCGTTGAATCGCTGGCGGGCTGCCTACCGCCAGGGCTGGGGCGCGGAAACCTTGGAGGTCGGCACGGACCAATTTAGTTTCGTCGACATCTCGCGTCAGCTTGCGCAGGGCAAGTGCGTCGCGATGCTTATGGATCGACCGCATGGCAATGGGGACGTGGTCTTCGCGGATTTTCCGCATGGCCGCGTGCCGTTTTCGACCGGCCCTGTGTGGCTCAGTTTGTTGACGGGCGCGCCGCTGGTAGCGGTGAACATGCTGGCGACGGGGTCGGGCAACTATGCGCTGGAAGCACTACCGCCCCTGCGCTGGCAATGGCGCGGGCCCGACCGGGCCGCGACCGTTCGCGAGTACACCCTTGAACTTGCCAGTCATTTTCGTGAACCGTTATGCAATCATCCCGATCAATGGTATCAATTTGTGCCGCTATCGCGGCTTTACTCCTCGGCATCAGCCTGA
- a CDS encoding outer membrane lipoprotein carrier protein LolA: MVSICAAIAALLLGISLTAARADTNADAFVAHQAATTTFEADLRQTFHWSFPRKHVESLGYICYRAPDSLAIVLTNPAPELVLVRGDDLYIQRDKKALAKYKLEVHNGKPTQNVQFLLSFFQNGCTNFAGLFDATVARTGDAETVTLLPKHPGRMFPLRSVENVIGWPSFDVRSMRIGLIWDSYITYEFHNPRRNQPLAPSIFEVPKQ; the protein is encoded by the coding sequence ATGGTATCAATTTGTGCCGCTATCGCGGCTTTACTCCTCGGCATCAGCCTGACCGCGGCCCGCGCGGACACGAACGCCGACGCGTTTGTCGCGCACCAGGCGGCCACAACGACGTTCGAGGCCGACTTGCGACAGACGTTTCACTGGAGTTTTCCGCGAAAACATGTCGAGAGCCTTGGGTACATCTGCTACCGGGCGCCGGACTCGCTTGCGATTGTTCTCACCAATCCCGCACCCGAACTGGTCCTCGTGCGCGGGGACGACCTCTACATTCAGCGGGACAAAAAAGCGCTGGCGAAGTACAAGTTGGAGGTGCACAACGGCAAACCAACGCAGAACGTGCAGTTTCTATTGAGTTTCTTCCAGAACGGCTGCACCAATTTCGCCGGACTTTTTGACGCCACCGTTGCGCGGACCGGAGACGCAGAGACGGTCACACTTTTGCCAAAACATCCCGGACGGATGTTTCCGCTACGGTCCGTGGAAAACGTCATTGGCTGGCCTTCGTTTGACGTGCGCTCGATGCGCATCGGCCTGATTTGGGACAGCTACATTACGTATGAGTTTCACAATCCCCGCCGCAACCAGCCGCTCGCTCCCAGTATCTTCGAGGTGCCGAAACAATGA
- a CDS encoding 3-hydroxyacyl-ACP dehydratase FabZ family protein, which translates to MSLTPHGPGFSFLDSFEIIDPQKRGRGRKWLDPSSPFFADHFPGSPLMPGVLLIECAAQAAGVLWQASGGAYLVAVSQFRFRKPVLPDQTLDIEVTLEKELGGFAQFDAVLRVGPTVVTQGKLTLSRALSSAV; encoded by the coding sequence ATGAGTTTGACGCCGCATGGCCCGGGTTTTTCGTTCCTTGATTCGTTCGAGATTATCGATCCACAGAAACGCGGTCGCGGTCGCAAATGGCTCGACCCGTCGTCGCCATTTTTCGCCGATCATTTCCCCGGCAGCCCGTTGATGCCCGGTGTGCTGCTCATCGAGTGTGCCGCGCAGGCGGCGGGCGTGCTGTGGCAGGCATCCGGTGGGGCCTATCTCGTCGCCGTGAGCCAGTTTCGCTTTCGCAAGCCGGTCTTGCCGGATCAAACATTGGACATCGAAGTGACGCTGGAGAAGGAACTCGGCGGGTTCGCGCAATTCGACGCTGTCTTGCGCGTCGGCCCGACGGTAGTGACTCAGGGCAAATTGACGCTGAGCCGGGCCCTTAGCTCAGCGGTGTGA
- a CDS encoding fatty acid--CoA ligase family protein has product MTSLWSLWQDTAARCAEKPVVIDADTGRAWTATQLTAEAEHVATMFRGPYVPICQPNGALWLATFLAIQKIDAAAVPLDVSLPPEIQRETIRRLGPRSKSPVCCVKLTSGTTGDLKHILCSAPNLRADGEHIIHTMGLLPADRNLAIIPLGHSYGLGNLVMPLLLQGTAVVCAQAFVPRQILRLIKEHQVTVLPTVPAILRALAQLEGAIKPPSLRLVISAGAPLSAEVARQFHQRYGIKIHNFYGSSETGGICYDRNGNATLKGRSVGKPLVGVKVRIRRDGRVAVSSPAGNATLPDLGEWNRYGELRLLGRVGEVANVGGKKVAPAEIERALRELRGISDAWVAVLQDKRGNDYLAAAVETKRPRPDIEQELLHSLSAWKLPKTWILAPALPRTDRGKLHTAELRARLSVNLP; this is encoded by the coding sequence ATGACCTCGCTGTGGTCATTGTGGCAGGACACCGCCGCTCGCTGCGCCGAAAAACCAGTGGTGATCGATGCGGACACCGGCCGGGCGTGGACCGCGACCCAGCTCACTGCGGAAGCCGAGCATGTCGCCACGATGTTCCGCGGCCCCTACGTGCCCATCTGCCAGCCCAACGGCGCCTTGTGGCTTGCGACCTTCCTTGCCATCCAGAAGATCGACGCTGCCGCTGTTCCGCTCGATGTTTCGCTGCCCCCGGAAATACAACGCGAAACCATTCGCCGTCTCGGCCCGCGCTCAAAGTCCCCGGTCTGCTGCGTGAAACTCACCTCGGGTACGACCGGCGATCTGAAGCATATTCTCTGTTCAGCCCCCAATCTGCGGGCGGACGGCGAACACATCATCCACACCATGGGCCTTCTCCCTGCCGACCGCAACCTCGCCATCATTCCGCTCGGTCATTCGTATGGATTGGGTAATCTTGTCATGCCCTTGTTGTTGCAGGGGACGGCAGTCGTTTGCGCGCAGGCGTTCGTCCCGCGCCAAATCCTGCGCTTGATCAAGGAGCACCAAGTTACCGTCTTGCCGACCGTTCCCGCGATCCTGCGTGCGCTGGCGCAATTGGAAGGCGCGATCAAACCCCCGAGTCTGCGGTTGGTGATTTCCGCGGGTGCGCCGTTGTCTGCGGAAGTGGCGCGACAATTCCACCAGCGTTACGGTATCAAGATCCACAATTTCTACGGCTCGTCCGAAACCGGCGGCATCTGCTACGACCGCAACGGGAACGCGACACTCAAGGGCCGCAGCGTCGGCAAACCGTTGGTTGGTGTGAAGGTGCGGATTCGTCGAGATGGCCGCGTCGCGGTGAGCAGCCCGGCGGGCAACGCCACGCTGCCCGATTTGGGCGAGTGGAATCGTTATGGCGAATTGCGCTTGCTCGGTCGCGTCGGGGAAGTGGCCAATGTCGGCGGCAAAAAAGTGGCCCCGGCGGAAATCGAGCGCGCCCTGCGCGAACTCCGCGGTATCAGCGATGCCTGGGTCGCCGTTCTACAGGACAAACGCGGCAACGACTACCTCGCCGCCGCCGTCGAGACCAAGCGTCCCCGCCCTGACATCGAGCAAGAATTGCTACATAGCTTGTCCGCCTGGAAACTTCCCAAAACCTGGATCCTCGCCCCCGCCCTTCCAAGAACCGACCGCGGTAAACTTCACACCGCTGAGCTAAGGGCCCGGCTCAGCGTCAATTTGCCCTGA
- a CDS encoding cation:proton antiporter, producing MTLLLAAATSSVHETEKLVSFTLVELLVILAAARLAAKIARLLGQPRVVGEIVGGLVLGPSLFGRLFPAQFDFVFKSISPVPMIILSQVGLALLMFQIGLEFDFSHLRDKKTRAAVFSVSAAGIVLPFALGWFIGDWSHASLAPEINPLGYRLFLAVAMSITAIPILGRIMMELGITKTRIGAIAITAAAMDDVTGWTLLAIVSALTVSEFSLQTFALKLALLAAFLLISLFIVRPLLKKMVDAYKPANEFLPHDLMAIMIGLIFVYGLITYSLGVFVIFGGFVLGMLLHDHPEFVAAWKRTVSHFVSVFFLPIFFTFTGLRTNVNGLDSLALWGWCLVIIGGATFGKFFGCSLAARFCGLSWADSGCLGIMMNTRALMELVVINVGFDLGVIPPNVFTMLVLMAIFSTVITAPFLRIYFGKIGYKYELRPDV from the coding sequence ATGACTCTGCTCCTCGCCGCCGCTACCTCCTCCGTCCACGAAACGGAAAAACTCGTTTCTTTCACACTGGTCGAGCTGCTTGTCATTCTCGCCGCCGCCCGTCTGGCCGCAAAAATCGCGCGACTGCTCGGACAACCCCGCGTGGTCGGCGAGATCGTCGGCGGCTTGGTTTTGGGGCCATCGTTATTTGGACGATTGTTCCCCGCGCAGTTCGACTTCGTCTTCAAATCAATTTCACCGGTGCCCATGATCATCCTCAGCCAGGTTGGGCTCGCGCTACTGATGTTCCAAATCGGCTTGGAATTCGACTTCAGTCATCTCCGCGATAAGAAAACCCGGGCCGCGGTGTTCAGCGTTTCGGCAGCGGGGATCGTGCTGCCATTCGCGCTGGGATGGTTCATCGGCGACTGGTCACATGCGTCTCTGGCCCCGGAGATCAACCCGCTGGGTTATCGGTTATTCCTCGCCGTGGCGATGTCCATCACCGCCATACCGATTCTGGGGCGGATCATGATGGAATTGGGGATTACGAAAACCCGTATCGGCGCCATCGCCATCACTGCCGCGGCAATGGATGACGTAACCGGCTGGACGTTACTGGCGATTGTTAGCGCCCTGACAGTTTCCGAGTTCTCCCTGCAGACCTTCGCTCTCAAACTTGCGCTGCTGGCCGCCTTCCTGTTGATCAGCCTCTTCATCGTCCGTCCTCTGTTAAAAAAAATGGTGGACGCCTACAAGCCGGCCAACGAATTTCTCCCACATGATCTCATGGCCATCATGATCGGTTTGATTTTCGTTTACGGCCTGATCACCTATTCCCTCGGTGTCTTCGTCATTTTCGGCGGATTCGTCCTGGGCATGCTCTTGCACGATCATCCCGAATTCGTCGCCGCGTGGAAAAGAACCGTGTCCCATTTCGTCTCCGTTTTCTTCCTGCCGATCTTCTTCACCTTCACTGGCCTGCGCACCAACGTAAATGGTCTCGATTCACTCGCGCTCTGGGGCTGGTGCCTGGTCATCATCGGCGGAGCCACGTTCGGCAAGTTCTTCGGTTGTTCACTGGCCGCGCGGTTCTGCGGTTTGAGCTGGGCGGATTCCGGTTGCCTCGGCATCATGATGAACACCCGCGCGCTCATGGAACTGGTCGTAATCAATGTCGGCTTCGATCTCGGCGTCATCCCGCCAAATGTGTTTACCATGCTGGTGCTCATGGCCATTTTCAGCACCGTGATTACCGCGCCGTTTCTGCGGATCTATTTCGGGAAGATCGGGTATAAATACGAGTTGCGCCCCGACGTATGA
- a CDS encoding radical SAM protein, whose product MGETRQDFCWLNGTDGAQQAFHQRAAAARDAVFGRRVFVRGVVEVSNYCRQNCHYCGMRRDNHALVRYRLAADKLADLIIHHRPASITDIDIQAGEDPVAVREVVLPLVRELRRHTDLGITLCLGTLTPREYDELRDAGGDYYVLKIETGDAQHYRLIEAPGTLADRIEAIRYLANTGWKVSSGLIVGLPGQTNALLEQSLQFLTTLPLAGGSVSPFVAGEQTPFSDAANGPIEQTLNCLAWMRLAAPHWLIPAVSAMKLVSANGYVRAFQAGANLATINFTPRTVRADYPIYKRDRVIMDEERVLSAIEQAGCQVSRIGIAKHLRNGASTAPVS is encoded by the coding sequence ATGGGTGAGACCCGACAAGATTTTTGTTGGTTGAACGGTACCGACGGCGCGCAGCAGGCGTTCCATCAGCGCGCAGCTGCGGCGCGGGACGCGGTCTTCGGTCGCCGCGTGTTTGTGCGCGGCGTGGTGGAAGTATCGAACTACTGTCGCCAGAATTGCCATTACTGCGGCATGCGGCGCGACAACCATGCTCTGGTGCGCTACCGGCTCGCGGCCGACAAGCTTGCCGACTTGATCATCCACCACCGGCCCGCTTCCATCACTGACATCGACATCCAGGCCGGGGAAGATCCCGTGGCCGTGCGTGAAGTTGTGCTGCCATTGGTGCGCGAGTTGCGGCGGCACACCGATCTCGGTATCACCCTCTGCCTCGGCACGCTGACGCCGCGCGAATATGACGAACTCCGTGACGCCGGCGGCGATTACTACGTCTTGAAAATCGAAACCGGCGATGCCCAGCATTACCGTCTCATTGAAGCCCCGGGAACACTGGCCGACCGTATCGAAGCCATCCGCTATCTTGCGAACACAGGCTGGAAAGTCTCCTCGGGATTGATCGTGGGATTGCCGGGACAAACCAACGCGCTCTTGGAGCAGTCGTTGCAGTTTTTGACCACGCTGCCGCTGGCGGGTGGCAGTGTTAGCCCGTTCGTTGCCGGGGAACAAACACCCTTTTCCGATGCGGCAAATGGGCCCATCGAGCAAACCTTGAATTGCCTGGCCTGGATGCGGCTGGCCGCGCCCCACTGGCTCATCCCCGCCGTCAGCGCGATGAAACTGGTGTCCGCAAACGGCTACGTGCGCGCCTTCCAGGCGGGGGCCAACCTCGCCACGATCAACTTTACGCCCCGTACCGTCCGTGCCGACTATCCGATTTATAAACGCGACCGCGTTATTATGGATGAAGAGCGCGTACTGTCGGCCATCGAACAGGCCGGCTGTCAGGTCAGCCGCATCGGCATCGCCAAACATCTACGCAACGGCGCCTCCACCGCGCCTGTTTCCTGA
- a CDS encoding isoprenylcysteine carboxylmethyltransferase family protein, with amino-acid sequence MSLAQVYALVCLFWFITEFVGIRIAGGIRAQGLDRASLGAIWITLLLSILTASIVQKLGPGDWHEHKRVLLAAATLLVVVGGAIRLTAILTLKKFFTVRVTILSDHRLIRRGLYAHVRHPSYLGALIGFFGVGLGMCNWLSLLIVFLPILGAFLYRIRVEESALRQRFGREYEVYCRSTKRLVPWLY; translated from the coding sequence ATGTCGTTGGCTCAAGTATATGCCCTTGTTTGCCTCTTCTGGTTCATCACGGAATTCGTTGGGATCAGGATCGCCGGGGGGATTCGTGCCCAAGGCCTGGACCGGGCTTCTCTCGGCGCCATTTGGATCACGTTACTGCTTTCCATTCTTACAGCCTCCATCGTGCAAAAGCTCGGCCCTGGTGATTGGCATGAGCACAAGCGGGTGTTGCTGGCGGCGGCCACGTTGCTGGTCGTCGTCGGGGGAGCCATCCGATTGACAGCCATTCTCACCCTCAAAAAATTCTTCACCGTCCGCGTAACCATCCTCAGCGATCACCGACTCATCCGGCGCGGCCTCTACGCGCACGTTCGCCATCCATCGTACCTGGGAGCCTTGATTGGCTTTTTTGGCGTCGGTCTCGGGATGTGTAATTGGCTCTCCTTACTGATCGTCTTCCTCCCCATCCTCGGCGCGTTTCTCTACCGGATTCGCGTTGAAGAGAGCGCCCTACGGCAGCGTTTCGGGCGGGAATACGAGGTCTATTGTCGTTCTACGAAGCGGTTGGTGCCCTGGCTCTATTGA
- a CDS encoding response regulator: MSYCEPTGEAGQKDIRILIIDDDSINSTLVKEVLQRPGCTVEIALNPLRALEKFAWNTHYADLVLLDYFMPTLDGGQTVQHLRKLNPDIKVVLFSGAEEMHLRRIMKQYPIDAFIHKPFRIDEALKIIGQLVGKPSGRVLSPQA, translated from the coding sequence ATGTCATATTGCGAACCGACTGGTGAAGCCGGCCAGAAAGATATCCGCATTCTGATCATCGATGATGACAGCATCAATTCCACCCTTGTCAAAGAAGTGTTGCAGCGTCCCGGTTGCACGGTTGAGATCGCCTTGAATCCCTTGCGGGCGCTGGAAAAATTCGCATGGAACACGCATTACGCCGACCTCGTGCTCTTGGATTACTTCATGCCCACGCTCGATGGCGGTCAGACCGTCCAGCATCTGCGAAAGTTGAATCCGGACATCAAGGTCGTTCTCTTCTCGGGTGCGGAGGAAATGCATCTTCGCCGAATCATGAAGCAGTATCCGATCGACGCCTTCATCCATAAGCCCTTCCGAATTGACGAGGCATTAAAAATCATCGGCCAGCTTGTGGGCAAACCCTCCGGGCGCGTACTGAGTCCTCAGGCGTAA
- a CDS encoding RNA polymerase sigma factor: MQSEPGSIEQLYQQHSGELYSYLARRCPDTATAGDLLQETFLQVVRQTDQLSAVTMPRAWLFGIARHMLARHYRRQRDPLPVAQTWYESAPEPAAKDDRLAAMREAIHTLPAELRDTLELRLEQELSYEEIAHVLDIPIGTVRSRLHNAVRQLRGTMTKPEETNS, from the coding sequence GTGCAATCCGAGCCAGGTTCGATTGAACAGTTGTACCAGCAGCATTCAGGCGAGCTGTATAGCTACCTCGCCCGACGTTGTCCCGACACCGCGACGGCCGGTGACCTCTTGCAGGAAACGTTCCTGCAGGTCGTCCGCCAGACGGATCAACTGTCGGCGGTGACCATGCCCCGCGCCTGGCTCTTCGGCATAGCCCGTCACATGCTCGCGCGACACTACCGCCGACAACGCGATCCGCTGCCCGTCGCCCAAACGTGGTACGAGTCCGCGCCCGAACCCGCCGCCAAAGACGACCGTCTCGCCGCCATGCGCGAAGCCATTCACACTCTCCCCGCCGAATTGCGCGACACACTGGAATTGCGGCTCGAACAGGAATTGTCCTACGAAGAAATCGCCCACGTGCTGGACATCCCCATCGGGACCGTCCGCTCGCGCCTGCACAACGCCGTGCGCCAGTTGCGCGGCACGATGACCAAGCCGGAGGAAACAAATTCATGA